A stretch of the Chloroflexota bacterium genome encodes the following:
- the rpiB gene encoding ribose 5-phosphate isomerase B gives MKIAIGGDHAGFELKQAIAKELRQAGHDVLDVGTHDLTPSDYPDFARLVGEALQQGTAERGIVICGSGVGACIAANKMRGVRAALIADVYSAHQGVEHDDMNAICLGSRVIGPALASEIVRAFVGATFQREERFVRRLNKVLAIENSQ, from the coding sequence ATGAAAATAGCGATTGGCGGCGACCACGCCGGGTTTGAACTCAAGCAGGCGATCGCCAAAGAGTTGCGCCAGGCCGGGCATGACGTGCTCGACGTCGGCACGCACGACCTGACGCCGAGCGACTACCCGGATTTTGCACGGCTGGTGGGCGAGGCGCTGCAACAGGGCACCGCCGAACGAGGTATCGTGATCTGCGGCAGCGGCGTCGGCGCGTGCATCGCTGCTAACAAGATGCGCGGCGTGCGTGCGGCCCTGATCGCGGACGTGTATTCGGCGCACCAGGGTGTCGAGCACGATGACATGAATGCAATCTGTCTCGGCTCGCGCGTGATCGGCCCGGCGCTGGCCTCGGAGATTGTGCGCGCCTTCGTCGGTGCGACGTTCCAGCGCGAAGAGCGTTTTGTGCGGCGCCTGAACAAGGTGCTGGCGATCGAAAACAGTCAATAA